The following is a genomic window from Thermus neutrinimicus.
AGGAAGGCGCGGAAGTCCCTTGGGGTTATGCCCTATGGAGGTTTTGACGTGTACATAGCGGTGCCACTCAACACTCGGGCCGTCCGGCCCTCCCGCCGGTCCTCCTCCAAGTCTCGCCAGGGGAGGCGGAGGTAGGGGGCCAGGACCTTGATGGCCCGGTAGACGGGGCGCACCCTGACCCGCCACACGGTGCCCCCCTTCACCGCCCCCTCCCGCTCCAGGGCCCGCCCTGAGGTCATCCAGGTCTCCCAGGCGATCCAGTGGCGGGCGTAGCGGCGGTACCGCTCATAGCGGGGGTCGTTCAGCCACCGCTCCACCGTGCGCTCGGAGACCTCCAGGGCCTGGGCCACCTCCCACTGGGGGAGGAAGACGTGGGCCTCCCGGGAGGGGTCGTGGCGGGCCCCCTCCCGGATGGCGTAGCCTACCAGGAGGCGCACCAGGCAAAAGAGGGGGCCCAGCACCTCCTTGTAGCCGTGGGCCTCTATGGTGCGCTCTGCCTTGGCCAGGAGGTCCTGCCACTTAAAGCGGCGCACCTCCCGCCAGTCGGTATTGGCCAGGGTGGGGCGCTGAGGGGGGGCAGGCTCGAGGCCGGCCCGGTCCAGGGTCCCCGAGGAAGGGGGCTCCTCCTCGGGGGCCTCCTTGGGCGTTTTAGCAGGGGTCCCGTTCCAAGAAACGCCCGCCTCCCGCTTCCGCTTCGCTTCCCAAAGGCGCAGGAGCCCCTGGGCCATGCAGGGGTTCTTTTGGGCGAGGTCTTCTATCTGCCGGCGGATGTCCTCCGGCATCTCCGGGGGGAGGTTCACGTTCATGACGACCTCCCGTTCAGAAGCTCCTCCACAGCGTTGTAGTGGATATAAATGCGCTTATTAATGCGAACATGGGGAATGAGGCCCGCGCGGATCCAGTTGTAAACGGTAAGCGGGGCAACCCCCATCGCCTGGGCAAACTCCTCGGGTTTAAGGGCAATAGGCTTTACTTCCCTTTGTTCCTTCCTTTTCTTTGGCATGGCTACCTCCCCGCAGGGCTAAAATCCGACTTATCCGTGGGAAGCCCAAGGAGGTTCTCCAGGGCCTCCCGCTCCGTGCGGCCCGTGGCCGCCCGAAGGGTCTGGTAATAGCGGTGGCGGCCAGAGGCTTCCCACCGCAAAGAACCCTCCAGCCGGTCCACCCGCAGGTCGTCAAAGTGGCTCCGCCGCAGGTCCTCAAGCTTCAGCCGCTTCATAGTCCCAACTCCCCCATCAGGCACTCCAGAGCCTCCTCCCGGGTAGCCCCGATGGCCTGGGCCACCTCCCGCCCCTCGTAGCGGGCCCGGGCCCACCACCAGCGCTCCCCGTCCCGAGGGCCCCAGATGTCCTCCACGTGCACGTCGTACCCCAGGGCCTCGAGGCGGGCCAAGGCCGCTTCGCCCGGGCGATCCGCCGGGGCGGGGCGCACCCGCACGTGCTCCACCCCGGCCAGGGCCTCGTACAGTTCCAGCTCGTTCACCAGGCGCAGGGCGTCCATGTAGGCCCGCCCTTGGGGGGTGCTCTTCTCAAACGCCGCCGCCCACCTGGCCCTTTCCCAGGCCTCCCGGGCCCGCGTGGCCTCGGGCTCCACGCCCATGCGCCAAAGGGCCAACCGCAGGCCCCGCTCCAACCGCCGGATCTGCTCGCTCAGCGTCATTCCGCCCTCCTCTCCAGCCGCAAAACGGAAGCGGGGGGCTCGGAAGCCACCCGCTCGGTCCACTCGTCCAGCCACTCCGCCTGGAAGTAAAAGCGCTTGCCCAGTCGCACGTGCCGCAGGTGGAACGGGTTTCCCGGCTTTGCCCGCACCGCCTGGTAGATGTGGTGAACCGGGATGCCCAGGTACTTCGCCGCCTCGTCAACCGTCATGAGCTTCGGCATGTTCACCTCCCGGGCACGGGGGCCATCAAAAGGGCCAGGCCCAGGATGAGCCCGGCCAACAGGCCCCCTAAAAGGTCCAAGCCCCAGCTCCAAAGCCACTTCGGAACCTTCACCGCGTACCTCCCACTGCCAGCACCACCAGCACCGCCGCCATGAGCCCCGCCAGGAAGGCCATAGCGGCGGCCAGGGCGGGCCCGGGCTGGCCGTACCGGGCCCGCACGTAGACGCCCAGCAGGGCGTAGAGGGCGAGGGCGAGGAGGAAGTAGGGGGCCGCCAGCTCAATCACGGCTACCCCCTTTTACCAATCCATTGGTATCTGCGTTCAAAAAAAGGTCCAGGTCTTGCTCCGTAATCCTGTAACCCTTGCCTAGTTTGCGGGCTCGCAACCTGCCGTTCTTTATCCATCTCAGCACGGTGATGCGGCTGACCTTAAACATGCGGGCTACCTCGTCTACCCTGTAGACCTGCATACCCACACCTTACCAGCACATTAATGATTAGTCAAGCATTGATAACGATGCGCCTAGTAAAGTGAGGGCATGCTTCTCCAATACATTGGAGGCGTGGCCGTGAGGGTTAAGTCTAGGCCGCCATGGGCCGAAGCTTTGCGCAGAAGGCGCGAAGAACTAGGCTTGACCCAAGAGCGTCTAGCAGAACTGACTGCTTTGGATGGACCGGAGCCTCTAGTCTCCCAAACCATGATTTCCGCCTTAGAAACAGGCTCCAGTTTGCCCACCAAGCTTCAAGCGGAACGCCTATTTGCTTTGCTTCGCGCCCTCCGCTGGACCCCGGAGGAGTTCGCCGAAGCCACGGGCCTGGACGTGCCCCTGGTCTACCGCCCCTCGGGGGAGCCTCGGGAGGATGTAGTCTGGGTGCCCGTGGTGGGCTCCGGCGTGGCGGGGCGGCCTTGGCCCGAGTCCGGGAGCATGCCCGTCCCCCGCCCCCTGGTACGCCCGGGCTCCGTGCTCATCCAGGTGGAAGGGGACTCCATGGACACCGGGGAGGAAGACGGCCTCCGGGACGGGGAC
Proteins encoded in this region:
- a CDS encoding helix-turn-helix domain-containing protein encodes the protein MPKKRKEQREVKPIALKPEEFAQAMGVAPLTVYNWIRAGLIPHVRINKRIYIHYNAVEELLNGRSS
- a CDS encoding helix-turn-helix domain-containing protein, giving the protein MPKLMTVDEAAKYLGIPVHHIYQAVRAKPGNPFHLRHVRLGKRFYFQAEWLDEWTERVASEPPASVLRLERRAE
- a CDS encoding helix-turn-helix domain-containing protein, whose amino-acid sequence is MQVYRVDEVARMFKVSRITVLRWIKNGRLRARKLGKGYRITEQDLDLFLNADTNGLVKGGSRD
- a CDS encoding XRE family transcriptional regulator; translation: MLLQYIGGVAVRVKSRPPWAEALRRRREELGLTQERLAELTALDGPEPLVSQTMISALETGSSLPTKLQAERLFALLRALRWTPEEFAEATGLDVPLVYRPSGEPREDVVWVPVVGSGVAGRPWPESGSMPVPRPLVRPGSVLIQVEGDSMDTGEEDGLRDGDLVLVDQNLKDLREGRVYAVEIIGDGITIKRARKLGNRWILISDNPKGPLLEPEEVRVIGEVYRKISIREVK